A single window of Danio rerio strain Tuebingen ecotype United States chromosome 15, GRCz12tu, whole genome shotgun sequence DNA harbors:
- the rps6kb1b gene encoding ribosomal protein S6 kinase beta-1 (The RefSeq protein has 1 substitution compared to this genomic sequence) translates to MAGVFDIDLDQPEENVSDDELEEAQINELMDQCSGFEFNMDDCEKIEISEDNVNQGTENIRPECFELLRVLGKGGYGKVFQVRKVSGAATGKIFAMKVLKKAMIVRNAKDTAHTKAERNILEEVKHPFIVDLIYAFQTGGKLYLILEYLSGGELFMQLEREGIFMEDTACFYLAEISMALGHLHQKGIIYRDLKPENIMLNNQGHVKLTDFGLCKESIHDGTVTHTFCGTIEYMAPEILMRSGHNRAVDWWSLGALMYDMLTGAPPFTGENRKKTIDKILKCKLNLPPYLTQEARDLLKRLLKRSASSRLGAGPGDATEVQTHPFFRHVNWDDLLARKVEPPFKPFLQFAEDVSQFDSKFTSQTPVDSPDDSTLSESANQVFLGFTYVAPSVLENIKEKFSFEPKIRSPRRFLGSPRTPLSPIKFSGDCWPRGPTLPGSSTLQSPTELAMEVSSVDHMDVQASAEATAPLPIRQPAGSNMGQFKQQAYPVISKRPEHLRMNL, encoded by the exons ATGGCTGGCGTTTTCGACATCGATCTGGACCAGCCAGAGGAGAATGTGTCCGATGACGAGCTGGAGGAG GCTCAGATCAATGAGCTCATGGACCAGTGCAGTGGCTTTGAGTT TAACATGGATGACTGTGAGAAGATTGAGATATCAGAGGACAATGTGAACCAAGGCACAGAGAACATCCGTCCGGAGTGCTTTGAGCTTCTCCGTGTTTTAGGGAAAGGAGGTTATGGAAag gtTTTCCAAGTTCGGAAAGTATCTGGTGCTGCAACAGGAAAAATATTTGCAATGAAAGTCTTGAAGAAG GCTATGATTGTACGCAACGCCAAGGACACAGCGCATACTAAAGCAGAACGGAACATCTTAGAGGAAGTCAAGCATCCTTTCATCGTTGATCTAATCTATGCCTTTCAGACGGGCGGCAAGCTTTACCTCATCCTTGAATACCTAAGTG GTGGGGAGCTTTTCATGCAGCTGGAGCGAGAGGGAATTTTCATGGAAGACACGGCCTG CTTTTACCTGGCTGAAATCTCTATGGCGCTCGGACACCTGCATCAGAAAGGCATCATCTACAGAGATCTCAAACCTGAGAACATCATGCTGAACAACCAAG GACATGTAAAACTGACTGATTTCGGGCTGTGTAAGGAGTCCATTCATGACGGCACAGTGACCCACACTTTCTGCGGCACCATTGAGTACAT GGCTCCAGAGATCCTCATGAGGAGCGGACACAATCGCGCTGTCGACTGGTGGAGTCTGGGGGCTTTAATGTATGACATGTTAACCGGAGCA CCTCCTTTTACAGGAGAGAACCGGAAAAAAACCATTGACAAAATTCTTAAATGCAAACTGAACCTCCCACCCTACCTCACACAAGAAGCCAGGGACCTTCTCAAAAGG CTACTGAAAAGAAGTGCCTCATCTCGGCTTGGGGCTGGACCTGGAGATGCAACAGAAGTACAG ACTCATCCCTTTTTCCGACATGTTAATTGGGATGATCTTCTTGCACGCAAAGTAGAACCACCATTCAAGCCTTTCTTG CAATCTGCTGAGGATGTGAGCCAGTTTGATTCAAAGTTCACCAGCCAGACTCCCGTTGACAGTCCTGATGACTCCACACTGAGCGAAAGTGCAAATCAGGTCTTTTTG GGTTTTACTTATGTAGCTCCATCCGTATTGGAAAATATAAAGGAGAAGTTCTCATTTGAGCCAAAAATCCGTTCACCTCGCCGGTTCTTGGGAAGCCCCCGAACGCCTCTCAG TCCAATTAAGTTCTCAGGAGATTGTTGGCCACGAGGTCCCACCTTACCCGGATCCTCCACCCTCCAGTCCCCCACAGAGCTGGCCATGGAAGTGTCCAGCGTGGATCACATGGATGTCCAGGCCAGTGCCGAAGCCACCGCTCCTCTTCCCATCAGGCAACCCGCTGGCTCCAACATGGGCCAGTTCAAGCAGCAGGCCTACCCAGTCATCTCCAAAAGGCCAGAGCATCTACGTATGAACCTATGA